A region from the Fusarium musae strain F31 chromosome 1, whole genome shotgun sequence genome encodes:
- the ALG2 gene encoding Alpha-1,3-mannosyltransferase-like protein (EggNog:ENOG41~BUSCO:EOG09263L52~CAZy:GT4) — MASDAKDKDSIVFFHPDLGIGGAERLVVDAAVGLQERGYRVVIFTNHCDPKHCFDECRDGTLDVRVRGHWLIPMSILSRLTILCAILRHVHLLIHIALSGELQALRPRAFIVDQLSAGLPLMRYIAPSSPILFYCHFPDLLLAQGRESALKRLYRRPFDWLEEWTMGFASAVAVNSGFTKGIVNNTWPNLKKRTETKVVYPCVDTEVKDKEDVGSDGDVPFKGEKIILSINRFERKKDIGLAIKAFAAIPEAERKGCRLILAGGYDPRVAENVQYHSELEALASSHGLEHLTTKTLITALSAPPTVPVLFLLSIPNSLKASLLRSARILLYTPANEHFGIVPLEAMLARTPVLAADSGGPVETIVDGETGWLRSPKDVDAWAGVVRSALRLGDADVQKMGDKGAVRVKELFGREQMAKRFDEILVDIVASKKPPVSAMRTIVNAAGVLLST, encoded by the exons ATGGCTTCAGAcgccaaagacaaagactccatcgtcttcttccatccTGATCTTGGTATTGGAGGTGCTGAGCGTCTCGTCGTCGATGCTGCGGTTGGGTTGCAGGAGAGGGGATATCGCGTCGTGATATTTACGAATCACTGCGATCCGAAGCATTGCTTCGATGAGTGTCGCGATG GGACTCTCGATGTTCGTGTTCGCGGCCACTGGCTCATCCCAATGTCTATCCTCTCGCGCCTCACAATCCTCTGCGCCATCCTTCGTCATGTCCATCTTCTTATTCACATTGCTCTGTCCGGCGAACTACAAGCCCTACGGCCCCGCGCATTTATCGTCGATCAGCTCTCCGCCGGCCTACCTCTCATGCGATACATCGCGCCATCCTCGCCAATCCTCTTCTACTGCCACTTCCccgatcttctcctcgcgCAGGGCCGCGAATCTGCCCTCAAGCGCTTGTACCGACGTCCGTTTGACTGGCTTGAGGAATGGACCATGGGATTTGCAAGCGCTGTGGCTGTGAACTCGGGTTTCACAAAGGGCATTGTTAACAATACGTGGCCGAATTTGAAGAAGCGCACGGAGACCAAGGTGGTGTATCCTTGTGTGGATACGGAGGTTAAGGATAAGGAAGATGTTGGCAGTGATGGCGATGTTCCGTTCAAGGGGGAGAAGATCATTCTCAGTATCAACCGCTttgagaggaagaaggataTTGGTCTTGCGATCAAGGCCTTTGCTGCGATTCCGGAAGCTGAGCGCAAAGGATGCAGGCTCATTCTCGCAG GCGGCTACGATCCCCGCGTCGCCGAGAATGTCCAATATCACTCTGAGCTCGAGGCTCTCGCCTCTTCTCACGGTCTCGAACacctcaccaccaagaccctCATAACAGCACTGTCTGCGCCTCCAACCGTGCccgttctcttcctcctctcgaTCCCCAACTCCCTCAAGGCATCGCTCCTCCGCTCCGCACGCATTCTTCTCTACACACCCGCCAACGAGCACTTCGGCATCGTGCCCCTAGAAGCCATGCTCGCCCGAACACCAGTACTAGCTGCTGATTCAGGCGGCCCCGTAGAGACAATCGTTGATGGCGAGACGGGATGGTTGCGATCGCCGAAGGATGTAGATGCCTGGGCTGGTGTTGTGCGCAGTGCGCTGAgacttggtgatgctgatgtGCAGAAGATGGGTGATAAGGGTGCTGTGAGAGTGAAGGAGTTGTTTGGGCGAGAGCAGATGGCTAAGCGCTTTGATGAAATCTTGGTTGATATTGTCGCCAGTAAGAAGCCTCCCGTTTCTGCAATGCGGACAATCGTCAACGCCGCCGGGGTCTTGCTG tctacttaa
- a CDS encoding hypothetical protein (EggNog:ENOG41) has translation MSTLFTLPIAKCGAHPGGTLTCTEPSPRVYLLTLLSPPDNRLTTPVLKAFLNALDIIEFGHPHGVVATTSGIPKFYSNGLDLEHAVATEGFWPLLYDVWARFLTYPMPTVALMNGHAFAGGLMLATAQDYRLAPTPRGFLCLNELVFGAPLKPAMSALFRIKYSHATYRSLVLEAKRFTGEDALAAGIADGLAPKGLEDLLSFIKEKELIDKSRSGVYGVLKMEMYAGLVEFMRGPAMEAHEQRFEEAQSREGERKEFGKVWYEQWLKDTKAKL, from the exons ATGTCTACTCTCTTCACACTCCCCATCGCAAAATGCGGCGCCCATCCCGGCGGAACCCTCACATGCACAGAACCCTCACCGAGAGTCTAcctcctcaccctcctctCACCACCCGACAACCGTCTTACAACACCCGTTCTCAAAGCCTTTCTCAACGCCCTCGACATCATCGAGTTTGGTCACCCTCACGGCGTTGTAGCGACTACTTCTGGAATTCCAAAGTTTTATAGCAATGGTCTTGATCTGGAACATGCTGTTGCGACCGAGGGTTTCTGGCCTTTGCTCTATGATGTCTGGGCTCGTTTCTTGAC ATACCCTATGCCTACAGTGGCTCTCATGAACGGTCACGCTTTCGCAGGTGGTCTCATGCTCGCCACAGCCCAAGACTACCGCCTCGCCCCAACCCCACGAGGTTTCCTCTGTCTCAACGAGCTTGTCTTCGGCGCACCCCTCAAACCCGCCATGTCAGCTCTCTTCCGCATCAAGTACTCCCACGCAACCTACCGAAGCCTCGTCCTCGAAGCCAAGCGCTTCACAGGCGAGGACGCCCTTGCAGCCGGTATCGCCGACGGTCTTGCGCCCAAGGGCCTCGAAGACCTGCTCAGCtttatcaaggagaaggaactCATTGACAAGAGCAGGTCTGGTGTCTACGGCGTGCTGAAAATGGAGATGTACGCTGGCTTGGTCGAGTTTATGAGGGGGCCTGCTATGGAGGCGCATGAGCAGAGATTCGAGGAGGCGCAGAGTAGGGAGGGCGAGAGGAAGGAGTTTGGAAAGGTTTGGTATGAGCAGTGGTTGAAGGATACCAAGGCCAAGTTGTAG